One genomic window of Paraburkholderia phytofirmans PsJN includes the following:
- a CDS encoding transglutaminase family protein: MSIRVALHHVTHYRYDRLVSLSPQVVRLRPAPHCRTPILSYSMRVEPAEHFINWQQDAFANYQARLVFPEKTREFKVTVDLVAEMAVYNPFDFFLEPSAEQFPFEYSPGLALELAPYRVKRPMTPRFAEFVASIDRTPAATADFLVGLNQRLQREIRYLIRMEPGVQTPEETLVSAAGSCRDSGWLLVETLRQLGLAARFVSGYLLQLAPDVKSIDGPSGTEVDFTDLHAWCEVYLPGAGWIGLDPTSGLLAGEGHIPVACTPEPGSAAPISGAVDESEVEFEHTMSIERVLETPRVTKPFSEAVWADVLKMGAQVDRQLQDMDVRLTMGGEPTFVSVRDRDAAEWNTDALGPTKRGYAVALMDKLRSRYGANGFLHIGQGKWYPGEQLPRWAMSLYWRADGEPCWHDPSLFADEREPGTYTAADAQRFLAHLANKLSLDTDCIQPGFEDVWYYLWRERRLPVNVDPFDARLDDELERVRLRRVFDAGLGGATGYVLPLARERDVPGEAPQWVSGRWFFRDERMFLIPGDSPMGYRLPLDSLPWVSKTDYPYQHAHDPFAPPVPLRPAAQLRMQYDGEQRSMSPADARRAAALSSSAADLLSGMPGSGVLAYARQPGDEAPPERGQSSKETIRTAICVEARDPKRAAGPKAETEAFGSGRTLLHVFMPPLTELDDYLDLLAAVEATAAELRMQVVLEGYPPPRDARLKILQVTPDPGVIEVNIHPAANWDQLVDHTEYLYQSAAQSYLSSEKFMTDGRHTGTGGGNHFVLGGATPADSPFLRRPDLLASLIAYWHNHPSLSYLFSGLFIGPTSQAPRIDEARNDQVYELEVAFRELQRQIDMLGGRDSASLPAWMIDRSLRNILIDVTGNTHRAEFCIDKLYSPDGPTGRLGLLELRGFEMPPHARMSLVQQLLLRALVARFWHTPYTQRLTRWGTELHDRFLLGTFVKMDFDDVLGELNRAGFAFDSSWFAPHFEFRFPLVGETTVNGVSLTIRNALEPWHVMGEEGSPGGTVRYVDSSVERLEVRALGLNDNRHVLTVNGVPVPLQPTGRVSEYVAGVRFRAWSQPSALHPTIGVDAPLTFDLVDTWAGRSVGGCQYHVAHPGGRNYQTFPVNAYEAESRRRARFFASGHTPGPLTVDAPHRSLEFPFTLDLRYW, encoded by the coding sequence CGATCTGGTCGCCGAAATGGCCGTCTACAACCCGTTCGACTTCTTTCTCGAACCCTCGGCCGAGCAGTTTCCCTTCGAGTATTCGCCCGGCCTCGCGCTGGAACTCGCGCCCTACCGCGTCAAGCGGCCGATGACGCCGCGCTTCGCCGAGTTCGTCGCGAGTATCGACCGCACGCCGGCCGCCACCGCCGACTTTCTCGTCGGCCTGAATCAGCGGTTGCAGCGCGAGATCCGCTACCTGATCCGGATGGAACCGGGCGTGCAGACGCCCGAGGAAACGCTCGTGAGCGCCGCGGGTTCGTGCCGCGACTCCGGCTGGCTGCTGGTCGAGACCTTGCGGCAGTTAGGGCTGGCGGCGCGCTTCGTGTCCGGCTATCTGCTGCAGCTCGCGCCCGACGTCAAATCGATCGACGGCCCGAGCGGCACCGAAGTCGACTTCACCGACCTGCACGCGTGGTGCGAGGTCTACCTGCCGGGCGCGGGCTGGATCGGTCTCGATCCGACCTCCGGGCTGCTGGCGGGCGAAGGGCATATCCCCGTCGCCTGCACGCCCGAACCGGGCAGCGCGGCGCCGATCTCCGGCGCCGTCGACGAGTCCGAGGTCGAATTCGAACACACGATGTCGATCGAGCGGGTTCTGGAGACGCCGCGCGTCACCAAGCCGTTCAGCGAAGCGGTGTGGGCCGACGTGCTGAAGATGGGCGCGCAGGTCGACCGGCAATTGCAGGACATGGACGTGCGTCTGACGATGGGCGGCGAGCCGACTTTCGTCTCGGTGCGCGATCGCGACGCCGCCGAATGGAACACCGACGCGCTCGGCCCGACCAAGCGCGGCTACGCGGTTGCGCTGATGGACAAGCTGCGCTCGCGCTATGGCGCGAACGGTTTCCTGCATATCGGCCAGGGCAAGTGGTATCCGGGCGAACAACTGCCGCGCTGGGCGATGTCGCTCTACTGGCGCGCCGACGGCGAGCCCTGCTGGCACGATCCGTCTCTGTTCGCCGACGAACGCGAGCCCGGCACCTACACCGCGGCCGACGCGCAACGCTTCCTCGCGCATCTCGCGAACAAGCTCTCGCTGGACACGGACTGCATCCAGCCCGGTTTCGAGGACGTCTGGTACTACCTGTGGCGCGAGCGGCGTCTGCCGGTCAACGTCGATCCCTTCGACGCGCGGCTGGACGACGAATTGGAGCGCGTGCGCCTGCGCCGCGTATTCGACGCGGGTCTGGGCGGCGCGACCGGCTACGTACTGCCGCTCGCGCGCGAACGCGACGTGCCCGGCGAGGCGCCGCAATGGGTCAGCGGCCGCTGGTTCTTCCGCGACGAGCGCATGTTCCTGATTCCCGGCGATTCGCCGATGGGTTACCGCTTGCCGCTCGATTCGCTGCCGTGGGTCTCGAAGACCGACTATCCGTACCAGCACGCGCACGATCCGTTCGCGCCGCCCGTGCCGTTGCGTCCGGCCGCGCAGTTGCGCATGCAATACGACGGCGAGCAGCGCAGCATGAGCCCCGCCGATGCGCGGCGCGCGGCGGCGTTGTCGTCCTCGGCGGCGGATTTGCTGAGCGGCATGCCCGGCAGCGGCGTGCTGGCGTATGCGCGCCAACCGGGTGACGAGGCGCCGCCCGAACGCGGGCAATCGTCGAAGGAAACGATCCGCACCGCGATTTGCGTCGAAGCGCGCGACCCGAAACGCGCGGCCGGTCCGAAGGCCGAAACGGAAGCATTCGGCAGCGGCCGCACGCTGCTGCATGTCTTCATGCCGCCGCTCACCGAACTGGACGACTATCTCGATCTGCTCGCGGCCGTCGAGGCGACCGCAGCCGAGTTGCGCATGCAAGTGGTGCTCGAAGGCTATCCGCCGCCGCGCGATGCGCGCCTAAAAATACTGCAGGTCACGCCGGATCCGGGTGTGATCGAGGTGAACATTCATCCCGCGGCGAACTGGGATCAACTGGTCGATCACACCGAGTATCTGTATCAGTCGGCGGCTCAAAGCTATCTGAGCAGCGAGAAGTTCATGACCGACGGCCGGCACACCGGCACCGGCGGCGGCAATCACTTCGTGCTCGGTGGCGCAACGCCCGCCGATAGTCCGTTCCTGCGCCGTCCGGATCTGCTCGCGAGCCTGATCGCGTACTGGCACAACCATCCGTCGCTGTCGTATCTGTTTTCCGGGCTGTTCATCGGGCCGACCAGCCAGGCGCCGCGTATCGACGAAGCGCGCAACGATCAGGTCTACGAACTCGAAGTGGCGTTCCGCGAGTTGCAGCGGCAGATCGACATGCTCGGCGGTCGCGACAGCGCGAGCCTGCCGGCATGGATGATCGACCGCTCGCTGCGCAACATCCTGATCGACGTGACGGGTAACACGCACCGCGCCGAGTTCTGCATCGACAAACTCTATTCGCCCGATGGCCCGACCGGCCGCCTCGGCCTGCTCGAGTTGCGCGGCTTCGAAATGCCGCCGCACGCGCGTATGAGTCTCGTGCAGCAACTGTTGCTGCGCGCACTGGTGGCGCGCTTCTGGCACACGCCGTACACGCAGCGGCTCACGCGCTGGGGCACCGAACTGCACGACCGCTTCCTGCTCGGCACCTTCGTGAAGATGGATTTCGACGACGTGCTCGGCGAACTGAACCGCGCTGGCTTCGCCTTCGACAGCAGCTGGTTCGCGCCGCACTTCGAGTTCCGCTTTCCTCTGGTCGGCGAAACCACGGTGAACGGCGTCTCGCTGACCATCCGCAACGCGCTCGAACCGTGGCACGTGATGGGCGAGGAGGGCTCGCCGGGCGGCACGGTGCGTTACGTGGATTCGTCGGTGGAGCGGCTCGAAGTGCGCGCGCTGGGCCTGAACGACAATCGTCATGTGCTGACCGTCAACGGCGTGCCCGTGCCGTTGCAGCCGACCGGCCGCGTCAGCGAATATGTGGCCGGCGTGCGCTTTCGCGCGTGGTCGCAACCGTCGGCGCTGCATCCGACCATCGGCGTGGACGCGCCGCTCACTTTCGATCTGGTCGACACATGGGCCGGCCGCTCGGTGGGCGGATGCCAGTATCATGTCGCTCATCCGGGCGGGCGCAATTACCAGACCTTCCCGGTGAACGCCTATGAGGCGGAAAGCCGGCGGCGCGCGCGCTTCTTCGCGTCGGGACATACGCCGGGGCCGCTCACGGTCGATGCACCGCACCGCAGTCTGGAGTTTCCGTTCACACTGGACCTGCGCTACTGGTGA
- a CDS encoding circularly permuted type 2 ATP-grasp protein has product MAFQSTFPFETSAARADASSLLRLLPAHEGHWDELRDASGALREPWRQFFERLGEDGIARLDDHLASVARQIRDNDISYNVYADNGEPRPWALDLLPFLISEEEWAHIERGVTQRAHLLNAIVADIYGPQTLLERGQLPPALVFGHPGYLRSVKGYAPPGGQFLQVVAVDLARTPDGDWTVMAHRTEAPSGLGYALENRLIVSTLFADPFRALRVSRLAPTYSQLIATLVQAAQATMRHESDGADHSPHIALLTPGPFSETYFEHVFLARYLGVTLVEGKDLTVRDDKLYLKTLAGLERVHVVLRRLDDAFCDPVELRADSSIGVPGLLQVMRAGNVIVSNVPGSGFVESPALHGFLPGIAEVLLDEDLVLPSVATWWCGEEAAREHAFRRLDEAFIVPTWPVAGRDAPPGVEQGRQRLSTWRERIEAMPDTYTIQQAQRFSCTPRYEDGTVGRRPSVLRVYAIADVNGGWHVMPGGFTRMAAERQATVSMQYGGSSVDTWVLSSQPTSTFTLLPSPMQPADLARKHRTVSSRAAENLFWAGRYGERAENNVRLLRLILGSLEGNDADAMFPTLVELALYCGLVQSGDMFAPHSPQAFERALVANLIESTGAASIGQNLTSQARSNGEVRGRLSNDHWRTILAARNDFRDALQMLMPAPGYSNGSSSSQGNGNGRGERYERYDRVTLMSALEHLSVQLSAISGAQGDRMTRDEAWRLLFVGRHIERVSAMTSFLRVVADKGQLSTPAGFDLLLQLFDSTLTYRSLYPGRFEVPALLDLLVIEPTNPRGIYGVYERLRKKLDEIAVAAGSTRHRPFAELMAPTDVLPTLESLCEVDENGTYANLIAVCDQIAGFVGAAGHEISARYFSHASTVASQVWS; this is encoded by the coding sequence TTGGCCTTTCAATCGACTTTTCCCTTCGAGACGTCCGCGGCGCGCGCGGACGCTTCGTCCCTGTTGCGCCTGTTGCCGGCCCACGAGGGACATTGGGACGAGTTGCGCGATGCCTCGGGCGCGCTGCGTGAACCGTGGCGGCAATTCTTCGAGCGGCTCGGCGAAGACGGCATCGCGCGGCTCGACGATCACCTCGCCTCGGTCGCGCGGCAGATCCGCGACAACGACATCAGCTACAACGTCTACGCGGACAACGGCGAACCGAGGCCGTGGGCGCTCGACCTGCTGCCGTTCCTGATCAGCGAGGAAGAGTGGGCGCATATCGAGCGCGGCGTAACGCAGCGCGCGCATCTGCTCAATGCGATCGTCGCCGATATTTATGGGCCGCAAACCTTGCTGGAGCGCGGGCAATTGCCGCCCGCGCTGGTCTTCGGCCACCCCGGCTATCTGCGCTCGGTGAAGGGGTACGCGCCGCCGGGCGGCCAGTTTCTGCAAGTGGTCGCGGTCGACCTGGCGCGCACGCCCGACGGCGACTGGACCGTGATGGCGCATCGCACCGAAGCGCCGTCCGGTCTCGGCTACGCGCTGGAAAACCGCCTGATCGTCTCGACGCTGTTCGCCGATCCGTTCCGCGCCCTGCGCGTGAGCCGGCTCGCGCCGACTTATTCGCAACTGATCGCGACACTCGTGCAGGCGGCGCAGGCCACCATGCGGCACGAGAGCGACGGCGCCGACCATTCGCCGCATATTGCCTTGCTCACGCCGGGGCCGTTCAGCGAAACCTATTTCGAGCATGTGTTTCTGGCCCGCTACCTCGGCGTGACGCTGGTCGAGGGCAAAGACCTGACCGTGCGCGACGACAAGCTCTATCTGAAGACACTCGCCGGTCTCGAACGCGTGCACGTGGTGCTGCGGCGTCTGGACGATGCGTTCTGCGATCCGGTCGAACTGCGCGCCGATTCGAGCATCGGCGTGCCCGGCTTGTTGCAGGTGATGCGCGCGGGCAATGTGATCGTCTCCAACGTGCCAGGCTCGGGTTTTGTCGAATCGCCGGCTTTGCACGGTTTTCTGCCGGGCATCGCCGAAGTGCTGCTCGACGAAGACCTCGTGTTGCCGAGCGTGGCGACATGGTGGTGCGGCGAGGAGGCGGCGCGCGAGCACGCATTCCGTCGGCTCGATGAGGCGTTCATCGTGCCGACGTGGCCAGTCGCCGGGCGCGATGCGCCGCCCGGCGTGGAGCAGGGCCGGCAGCGTTTGTCGACGTGGCGCGAGCGGATCGAAGCCATGCCCGACACCTACACGATTCAGCAGGCCCAGCGCTTTTCCTGCACGCCGCGTTATGAGGATGGCACCGTCGGCCGCCGTCCGTCGGTGTTGCGCGTCTATGCGATCGCGGACGTCAACGGCGGCTGGCATGTGATGCCGGGCGGCTTCACTCGCATGGCCGCCGAACGCCAGGCCACGGTGTCCATGCAGTACGGCGGCAGCAGCGTCGATACATGGGTGTTGTCGAGCCAGCCGACTTCGACCTTCACGTTGCTGCCTTCGCCGATGCAGCCCGCCGACCTCGCGCGCAAGCATCGCACCGTGTCGAGCCGCGCGGCGGAAAACCTGTTTTGGGCCGGACGTTACGGCGAGCGCGCTGAGAACAATGTGCGGCTGTTGCGCCTGATCCTCGGTTCGCTGGAAGGCAACGATGCCGACGCGATGTTTCCGACTCTGGTCGAACTCGCCTTATATTGCGGGCTCGTGCAGTCCGGCGACATGTTCGCGCCGCATTCGCCGCAAGCTTTCGAGCGCGCGCTGGTCGCTAACCTGATCGAGAGCACCGGCGCCGCGAGCATCGGACAGAACTTGACTTCGCAGGCGCGATCCAATGGTGAGGTGCGCGGGCGTCTGTCGAACGATCACTGGCGCACGATTCTCGCGGCGCGCAACGATTTCCGCGACGCATTGCAGATGTTGATGCCCGCGCCGGGTTACAGCAATGGTTCATCTTCATCACAAGGTAACGGTAATGGCCGCGGCGAACGCTATGAACGTTATGACCGCGTCACGCTGATGAGCGCGCTCGAACACCTGTCGGTGCAGTTGTCGGCGATCAGCGGCGCGCAGGGCGATCGCATGACGCGCGACGAAGCGTGGCGTCTGCTGTTCGTGGGCCGCCACATCGAACGCGTGTCGGCGATGACCTCGTTTCTGCGCGTGGTCGCCGACAAAGGCCAGCTCTCTACACCCGCCGGTTTCGATCTGCTGCTGCAGTTGTTCGACAGCACGCTGACGTATCGCTCACTCTATCCAGGCCGCTTCGAAGTGCCGGCCTTGCTCGACCTGCTGGTCATCGAGCCGACCAATCCGCGCGGCATTTACGGTGTGTATGAGCGTCTGCGTAAAAAGCTCGACGAGATCGCCGTGGCGGCGGGCAGCACGCGGCATCGTCCGTTTGCTGAATTGATGGCGCCCACCGATGTGTTGCCGACGCTGGAATCGCTATGCGAGGTGGACGAAAACGGCACGTACGCCAATCTGATCGCGGTATGCGATCAGATCGCCGGATTTGTCGGCGCGGCCGGGCACGAGATCAGCGCGCGCTATTTCAGCCACGCCAGCACGGTCGCCTCGCAGGTGTGGTCATGA